One genomic window of Fusarium keratoplasticum isolate Fu6.1 chromosome 3, whole genome shotgun sequence includes the following:
- a CDS encoding SnoaL-like domain-containing protein has protein sequence MPVSPDVVALITHKKAQYCHSADSNQWQVFEKTFLPDATFVFVDARDEVINVGREWSFSSRDDFVAYFSSSFKFQQTIHLVGPGEFEQTSPDEIKVTWSVIYHCGPRDSETEGHGTGGGHYHEIWKKREGDWFMASMRMKRLYWRT, from the coding sequence ATGCCTGTGTCTCCAGACGTCGTCGCCCTTATTACACATAAAAAGGCCCAGTACTGCCACTCCGCCGATTCCAACCAGTGGCAGGTTTTCGAAAAGACCTTCCTCCCCGACGCAACTTTCGTCTTCGTCGACGCCAGAGATGAAGTTATCAATGTTGGGCGTGAATGGTCATTCTCCTCGAGGGATGATTTCGTTGCCTACTTCAGCAGCTCGTTCAAATTTCAACAAACCATTCACTTAGTCGGACCGGGAGAGTTTGAGCAAACCTCTCCAGATGAGATTAAGGTTACGTGGTCCGTCATATACCACTGTGGACCGAGAGATAGTGAGACCGAGGGGCATGGCACTGGTGGAGGGCACTATCATGAGATCTGGAAGAAGCGAGAGGGAGATTGGTTCATGGCTAGTATGAGAATGAAGAGACTTTACTGGAGGACATGA
- a CDS encoding Ricin B-type lectin domain-containing protein — protein sequence MEADARLFIQHEIAAIRTDYNTSVSEDKRLPDDWPTDDNVQTLVNMTGQLFAYAKILCRFIGDDQLGSPGQMLEAVLSSQGECVASRLDELYAPTLARAYIGQSPAMIEQFRQVVGAIVITDSPLSILALSRLLQVPEHTVTDQLNMLHSVIDVPQSTASPVRLHHSSFRHFLLSSHSEYSLDVTLIHDYLAACCLRIMAECLRTNICGLSSPGTDRSSVKLDRIRSCIPEELQYACHYWALHVKRAGWMEDDEGRVFKFLNNHLLHWLEALSLVGSATESISIIQTMQDSINHTRREGLFGLLDDALQLLRHNMSVIDSNPLQLYSSALSFAPQQSVVANSFSDHIPQWMSLRPAREILWTDCQQILEGHQDAVNSVAFSPDSSLLVSASDDHTVRLWRVSDGKCMQKLLGHKDDVFSAIFFPSGDVIASGSADKTVKLWSVEDGRCLRSLKGHNSGVYEVAVSSDSALLAFGSFMPVELESGKVWIWSITKNRYLHEIQGSWGAVYSVSFSPDSTLLASGTEDGVVRIWNIESGKCVHTLKEHDNSVFSVAFAPNSDYFASSSSDGTVRLWQLGENSSIQTLESGNFMTSISISSDSALLATASSDDEIQLWNVDDGCCDLRLEGHVDRVESVAISPCSKLLASASSDSTVRVWLPYNTSSAPKPERDHRRVCAIKFSPDHAVLASGADGSIVQLWDANDGTLIHDLRMEEEDNDEDEDEGGIGGTYVDILEFSNDGTLLVAVALDGAARLWSVVDGKCIHDLTYEDGCVTAVQFSSDSTVLFLGRGNGNIEQLIVGEGFGDEISGHGSSITAMSLSSDSTILASGAYCGTVHLWDLVDSKCLHELAGHDSEVKAVVFSPNTSLLATSYEDNVVCLWSVNDGSCTRRLRASEQVRSMAFSPDSILLATAAKDDLLQLWDTGDGESVADHKFHRVGTSDIRFGPDGSSLIFDAGTLSIEAAISGDKSTDSAQAWIDAGFAISQDEHWVTWRGDKLLWLPVTVRPSCWTIHESTIAIGCLSGRTVIMKLDVSRV from the exons ATGGAAGCAGATGCACGCTTGTTCATACAACATGAGATTGCGGCAATACGGACCGACTACAACACATCCGTGTCTGAGGACAAACGCCTGCCAGACGATTGGCCCACTGATGATAATGTTCAGACATTGGTCAACATGACTGGGCAGCTCTTTGCCTATGCAAAGATTCTCTGTCGTTTCATTGGCGATGATCAGCTGGGAAGTCCCGGTCAGATGCTAGAGGCAGTCCTTAGCTCACAAGGGGAATGTGTTGCATCAAGGCTCGATGAACTGTACGCGCCCACCCTAGCAAGAGCGTACATTGGACAATCTCCCGCGATGATTGAACAGTTTCGACAAGTCGTTGGCGCCATTGTCATTACCGATTCTCCTCTTTCGATACTCGCGCTCTCACGACTCCTCCAAGTTCCTGAGCACACCGTCACGGATCAGTTGAATATGCTTCACTCAGTCATCGATGTCCCACAATCTACTGCGTCACCCGTGCGATTACATCATTCATCTTTTCGACACTTTTTGCTCAGCTCACACAGCGAGTATTCTTTGGATGTAACGCTCATCCATGACTATCTCGCGGCATGTTGCCTTCGAATCATGGCCGAGTGCCTGAGAACAAACATCTGCGGCTTATCATCGCCGGGAACAGATCGTTCAAGTGTCAAACTAGACCGTATTCGCTCTTGCATCCCCGAGGAGCTGCAATACGCATGTCATTACTGGGCCTTGCATGTCAAGCGGGCGGGTTggatggaggatgacgagggaCGGGTTTTCAAGTTTCTCAacaatcatcttcttcactgGTTGGAGGCGCTCAGTCTTGTTGGGAGTGCAACGGAGAGCATCAGTATTATCCAGACGATGCAGGATTCCATTAAT CACACCAGAAGGGAGGGACTGttcggcctcctcgacgatgcccTACAACTCTTGCGCCACAACATGTCTGTAATCGATTCCAACCCACTGCAGCTTTACTCATCGGCCCTCTCGTTTGCTCCACAGCAGAGTGTTGTGGCAAATTCATTCAGCGACCACATTCCTCAATGGATGTCTCTTCGGCCAGCACGAGAAATCTTATGGACCGATTGCCAACAGATCTTGGAAGGGCACCAAGACGCAGTAAACTCAGTTGCTTTCTCGCCAGACTCGTCACTTCTCGTGTCCGCTTCTGATGATCATACTGTGAGGCTTTGGCGGGTCAGCGATGGGAAATGTATGCAAAAGTTGCTCGGCCACAAGGACGATGTGTTCTCGGCCATATTTTTTCCCAGCGGAGATGTCATTGCCTCGGGATCCGCGGATAAGACAGTCAAGCTTTGGTCCGTCGAAGATGGAAGATGTTTACGATCGCTGAAGGGGCACAACAGTGGTGTGTATGAGGTCGCCGTCTCGTCCGACTCGGCACTTCTCGCGTTTGGCTCCTTCATGCCTGTTGAATTGGAGTCTGGCAAAGTATGGATCTGGTCTATTACCAAGAACAGATATCTGCACGAGATACAGGGCAGTTGGGGGGCAGTTTATTCCGTCTCGTTTTCACCCGACTCGACCCTCCTAGCCTCCGGCACGGAAGACGGAGTGGTCCGGATCTGGAACATCGAGAGTGGCAAGTGTGTTCACACCCTCAAAGAACACGACAATAGCGTCTTTTCGGTCGCTTTTGCGCCAAACTCTGATTATTTCGCATCGAGTTCTTCAGATGGCACTGTGCGCTTGTGGCAGCTGGGCGAGAACAGCTCCATACAAACACTCGAGAGCGGTAACTTTATGACCTCAATTTCCATCTCTTCTGACTCTGCCCTGCTTGCCACTGCCTCTTCAGACGACGAAATCCAGCTATGGAACGTCGACGACGGATGCTGCGACCTACGGCTAGAGGGCCACGTTGACAGAGTCGAGTCGGTTGCGATTTCGCCCTGCTCGAAGCTTTTGGCATCAGCTTCTTCGGACTCAACAGTACGGGTTTGGTTGCCATACAATACTTCAAGTGCCCCCAAGCCCGAGAGAGACCACCGGCGAGTCTGTGCGATCAAGTTCTCGCCCGATCATGCGGTTCTTGCATCTGGCGCAGACGGTAGCATAGTCCAGCTGTGGGATGCCAACGACGGAACTCTCATTCATGACCTCaggatggaggaagaggataatgatgaagacgaagatgagggtGGAATCGGTGGCACTTACGTCGACATTCTCGAGTTTTCTAATGATGGGACACTCCTCGTCGCAGTCGCGCTAGATGGTGCAGCTCGGCTGTGGAGTGTTGTCGATGGGAAGTGCATTCATGACCTGACCTATGAGGACGGGTGTGTGACCGCAGTGCAGTTTTCCTCTGACTCAACCGTTCTGTTCCTAGGACGTGGAAATGGCAATATCGAACAGCTGATAGTTGGCGAGGGTTTTGGGGACGAGATCTCAGGCCACGGATCATCAATAACTGCCATGTCACTTTCATCTGATTCGACGATTCTCGCATCAGGTGCCTATTGCGGCACAGTACATTTGTGGGATCTGGTTGATAGCAAGTGTCTACATGAGCTTGCAGGTCATGACAGCGAGGTGAAAGCGGTTGTGTTTTCACCCAACACATCACTGCTGGCCACATCATACGAAGACAACGTCGTCTGTCTATGGAGTGTGAACGATGGAAGCTGTACGAGACGGCTGAGAGCCTCAGAGCAAGTGAGATCCATGGCCTTCTCGCCTGACTCGATACTTCTTGCAACTGCTGCCAAAGACGACTTGCTCCAGCTCTGGGACACTGGTGACGGTGAGAGTGTAGCAGATCACAAGTTCCACCGCGTTGGAACCTCTGACATCAGATTTGGCCCCGATGGGTCGAGTCTCATTTTCGATGCCGGCACTCTTTCCATCGAGGCAGCGATTTCAGGTGACAAAAGCACCGACTCAGCCCAGGCATGGATCGATGCTGGCTTTGCAATTAGCCAAGACGAACACTGGGTgacttggcgaggtgataaACTTCTCTGGTTGCCGGTAACGGTTCGGCCCTCTTGCTGGACAATTCATGAGTCTACTATTGCAATTGGATGTTTATCGGGGAGAACAGTGATTATGAAGCTTGACGTATCTAGAGTCTAA
- a CDS encoding Carrier domain-containing protein produces MAPADDIAIVGYSFKLPQDVDDDCSLWDVLSKRRNLMTECPKSRIDSDSFVTNKHHSFHGHRGHFINEDLGLFDAPFFSVTANEAAAMDPMQRWTLETTYHAFEKAGIPVESLRGSRTAVFSASMVEDYAKTIAMDPDNAERTAVTGSSVACVIPNRISWYFDLRGSSIHVNTACSSSLSAVDMACKTIHSGDATCAVVTGSNLLLDPAMFQALSAQKFLSPDGLCQSFDHKANGYGRGEGILAIVLKPVSLAVQDGDMICAVIRSTGSNQDGHTPGLTQPSSQTQEDLIRHVYAQAGLSLDKTRYVEAHGTGTAVGDPIEVKAIGRSFHESRSAEEPLYIGSIKANIGHLEGASGLAGIVKCILILERGIIPPNALLEKINPAIDAESYNITVPTQEVPWPSPGLRRASVNSFGFGGSNTHVILEDALHHLRERDLPGRHCTIGGGELESPSGATTPRANGTSPGLTDKPPLNQTRLLVWSAASEKAVKRVLKGYDTFYKDHVMGHSLKVRQLAYTLAARRSKMLWRSFVLASDELEDGQVHLSPEKPVRSSADLGLAFIFTGQGAQYVDMGKGLTQYPIFYDTLKRIDVIYSSLGCKWSIFDELGRNENINKPQYSQPLSTAIQIALVELLYSFEIRPKAVVGHSSGEIAAAYAVGGLDLDSACKVSYFRGQLAGQLREASASYPGAMISINITEERVPSYLSEAIGTESVALMSVACVNSPLNCTLSGPEDVIDKIKQQADKDGIFAQKLKTGVAYHSPAVMSIASEYLSRLSSLNVAGSQDPKVLVRVPIVSSVTGKPVCSEELSKGEYWVDNMVCPVRFADAMECLVQDTSRDKLGLESISDLVEVGPRPALRRPTLDTIKQMENQAKDIRYTSALHRSRPAVEAVLSLVGQLFSLGHSVSVAAANQQSPDDKTPFLTDCHKYPFDHSRRYWSEPRISRGFRLRGTVQGETLGVRVSDWNPFEPRWRNFLSVETDPWIGDYKVHNKILYPAAGMLIMAIEAVQEMVSNDRDVAGYHVKTAKFLGLIPVQNAWEDRVETEVHLRPVGKKHTAETRLFEVAIYSYAEDEWTQRLRATIHFRLAQSLSRPIDSHVFYGNAAENSLQYGDSFRLGQDIRFDGNATAVMHVDATKPRYRTSSLVHPAILDQVFHILRVSAGQQPTCNVPIRIADSCRLDRPHGDHGEEGSVYALADDGSILCAIRKAITKSQSKSTNEAERKLLHRIEWKPSLGLMDPERLRQLCRADTFRRDETTILENHTELCSTLDLVAARTLRYLDRAKVPESLGRHVEWIEHHVGKMPPDKIQASEDITDVQVEAQLSHIEDVLPAWKVYTACARRLPEILAGELDPLQVVFGSNLADIFYADLFQCLCADGRLGTILDLAAHKNPALRILEVGAGTGGMTTHVLTTLQEREKQTGALSFAEYTYTDISPAFFERAMGRWPDLQCQGRLSFKTLDLDRDVEEQGFELGSYDIVVAACVLHATPDLEATIRNVRKALRPGGQLILLEVINSDDIATNFMAGLLPGWWVAREEWRPHSAAVPESLWDKCLRANGFSGNDVVIRDYKNDPCHIMSVIASTAVEEKGEPPNLVLPLGRLILIVEDQDSKQQELAKLVLTHIDLKGLRESVICGFSIDQLKNLFKELTANDTVICLYEVCNKPLLSALTEEGFACLQLLINEAPRLLWATASDIGNPQSCQYTVAQGFLRSIRAEQADSHIVTLTIEDSVDISAASGLIGKVYSQVYNPCASKEVEYLVRDGLVLTGRAVEDVTDNTTLGSLLYPRLQEMRWADVEALQVSLEINGSSESLWFIPDARHDSELGPHEVEIEAKAWGLNRKDVQVSTTGGKLPFRCDSAGIVTRVGPDCDSSIQPGDRVFMMVGGGMRKYPRAKDYATVKLTDSLPFESAALDLGPLTTAVHGLVHVGRIRHEESVLVLSADSAVGQMAIQVAQAQGARVFTANLSSRESSALDNIPGVSPNTLLDSRDPRWTSRLVEVTAGAGVDVVFNSDPKMDALRASCECIASGGHLIQVASADVEDNNTEFMAEIPRNVTFSSIHLLGLKPSAMANVMRKAVELFTDGKVQPSSNMAASSVSDLETAFKHLQSSDKDCRVVICANDDDVVQAFTKESQCWRFDNQSSYVVAGGFGGLGRAIVRWMVDRGAKHLIIPSRSGPSSPSATQLVEELTKKGVNLMTANCDVSSESSLTALLQHCSKTMPPIKGCINTTMVLQDATFQTMTFAQWDLAVRTKVQTSWNLHRLLPQDLDFFILLSSLAGVIGQMASANYAAGCSFQDALARHRTTQGQKGLSIDIGWMFNVGIVSETTAYQRQRQKANDMQQIDEAELLALLSLCCDPSSPLTTEGQLLFGLKTPADILSQGQTPPALLDRPLFRALSYRPGSEVKLDEKIGSRDADHQAAVLFRKSSNSTERTGIVLRALAAKLARAMSMSPEDIEPNKPLSVYGVDSLMAVELKSWISRDFGAAVAVGDIMGGVAIASIADLVVAKSAVISKTGEW; encoded by the exons ATGGCACCTGCAGACGACATCGCAATCGTGGGGTACTCTTTTAAACTGCCCCAAGATGTAGATGACGACTGCAGCCTCTGGGATGTCCTCTCCAAGAGGCGCAATCTGATGACGGAATGTCCCAAGTCTCGCATCGACTCTGATTCATTCGTGACCAATAAGCATCACAGT TTCCACGGCCATCGAGGGCACTTCATCAACGAAGATCTAGGTCTCTTTGATGCTCCATTCTTCTCCGTCACAGCCAATGAGGCTGCCGCCATGGATCCGATGCAACGCTGGACACTCGAGACGACCTACCATGCATTCGAGAAGG CTGGCATTCCAGTGGAGAGCCTCAGAGGCTCTCGCACAGCCGTCTTCTCTGCCTCCATGGTGGAAGATTACGCCAAGACGATTGCCATGGACCCTGATAATGCCGAACGCACGGCTGTTACTGGGAGTAGTGTCGCCTGCGTTATACCGAACCGCATCAGCTGGTACTTTGACCTGAGAGGGTCTAGCATCCATGTCAATACGGCTTGCTCGAGTAGTTTGTCGGCAGTCGACATGGCCTGCAAGACCATCCATAGCGGGGATGCTACATGT GCCGTTGTTACTGGTtctaaccttcttcttgacccGGCAATGTTCCAGGCCTTGTCCGCGCAAAAGTTTCTTTCTCCAGATGGTCTTTGTCAAAGTTTCGACCACAAAGCAAACGGGTACGGAAGAGGCGAAGGCATCCTCGCTATAGTCCTGAAGCCAGTATCTCTAGCTGTGCAGGATGGTGACATGATTTGTGCTGTGATCCGATCAACGGGCTCAAACCAAGATGGACATACGCCTGGGCTTACCCAGCCAAGCTCTCAAACGCAAGAAGACTTAATTCGACACGTCTATGCGCAGGCCGGTCTTTCCCTCGACAAGACGCGCTATGTTGAAGCACACG GTACCGGCACAGCTGTGGGCGATCCCATTGAAGTGAAAGCGATAGGCCGGAGCTTCCACGAAAGTCGGTCAGCTGAGGAACCTCTCTACAT TGGCTCTATCAAGGCAAATATCGGACATCTCGAAGGGGCTAGCGGATTGGCCGGTATTGTCAAGTGCATTT TGATCCTGGAAAGGGGGATTATTCCACCCAAcgccctcctcgagaagatcaaTCCAGCCATCGATGCCGAGTCTTACAATATCACA GTGCCTACCCAAGAGGTGCCCTGGCCAAGTCCTGGCCTGCGCCGCGCATCAGTGAACTCGTTTGGATTTGGAGGATCCAATACACACGTTATACTCGAAGATGCCCTCCACCACCTGCGAGAACGAGACCTACCCGGACGACATTGTACAATTGGTGGTGGCGAGCTGGAATCACCCTCGGGGGCAACAACGCCTCGCGCCAACGGAACCTCTCCTGGATTAACCGACAAACCTCCATTGAACCAAACAAGACTCCTAGTATGGAGTGCAGCGAGCGAAAAGGCCGTCAAGCGCGTCTTGAAGGGCTATGATACGTTTTACAAAGATCATGTGATGGGACACTCCCTGAAGGTGCGTCAACTGGCCTACACTTTGGCTGCTCGGCGGAGCAAGATGCTCTGGAGAAGCTTTGTCTTAGCCTCGGATGAActggaagatggccaagtgcATCTGTCCCCAGAAAAGCCAGTTAGAAGCTCGGCTGATCTCGGGCTTGCATTCATCTTCACCGGCCAGGGGGCGCAGTATGTCGATATGGGAAAGGGTCTCACCCAATATCCCATCTTTTACGATACTCTGAAACGGATCGACGTCATTTACAGTAGCCTGGGCTGTAAATGGTCTATTTTTG ATGAACTTGGTCGTAACGaaaacatcaacaagcccCAATACAGCCAGCCGCTATCTACCGCCATACAAATCGCCCTTGTCGAACTGCTCTACTCCTTTGAGATCAGACCCAAAGCTGTCGTGGGACACTCTTCGGGCGAGATCGCCGCAGC TTATGCTGTGGGTGGGTTAGACTTGGATTCCGCATGCAAAGTCTCGTACTTTCGTGGCCAGTTGGCCGGACAGCTCCGAGAAGCAAGCGCCTCGTACCCCGGGGCCATGATCTCGATCAACATCACCGAGGAGCGTGTCCCAAGTTATCTCAGTGAAGCCATTGGAACTGAATCCGTCGCTCTGATGAGCGTTGCTTGCGTCAACAGTCCACTCAACTGCACCTTGTCAGGCCCCGAAGATGtcatcgacaagatcaagcaaCAAGCAGACAAGGACGGCATATTCGCACAAAAGCTCAAGACGGGGGTTGCTTATCACTCTCCAGCCGTCATGTCTATTGCTAGCGAGTACCTTTCTCGGCTAAGTTCTCTCAACGTTGCTGGGAGTCAAGACCCTAAGGTCCTCGTCCGTGTTCCCATAGTTTCGTCAGTCACTGGCAAGCCGGTTTGCTCAGAAGAGCTATCCAAAGGGGAATACTGGGTTGACAACATGGTATGCCCTGTTAGATTCGCCGATGCCATGGAGTGTCTCGTCCAAGACACGTCCAGGGACAAGCTGGGTCTTGAAAGTATCAGCGATCTGGTCGAGGTCGGCCCTCGCCCAGCGCTTCGTCGGCCTACACTCGACACCATCAAACAGATGGAGAACCAGGCCAAGGACATCAGGTACACGAGTGCTCTGCACCGTTCTCGCCCTGCGGTAGAGGCGGTGCTTAGCCTCGTCGGGCAACTCTTCAGCCTTGGGCATTCAGTCTCGGTGGCTGCAGCCAACCAGCAGTCGCCCGACGACAAGACCCCATTTCTTACTGACTGCCACAAGTATCCCTTTGATCACTCGCGACGCTACTGGAGCGAGCCACGGATCAGTCGAGGCTTCCGGCTTCGCGGGACTGTCCAAGGAGAGACGCTCGGGGTGAGGGTATCGGACTGGAATCCTTTTGAGCCTCGATGGAGAAACTTTCTGAGCGTCGAAACTGACCCATGGATTGGAGACTACAAG GTGCACAACAAGATACTCTATCCCGCGGCAGGCATGCTGATTATGGCGATCGAGGCCGTGCAAGAAATGGTATCAAATGACCGAGATGTAGCAGGGTACCATGTCAAGACTGCCAAGTTTCTTGGTCTCATTCCTGTTCAAAACGCCTGGGAGGATCGGGTCGAGACAGAAGTGCATCTGCGCCCCGTTGGCAAAAAGCACACGGCCGAGACAAGGTTGTTTGAGGTCGCCATTTACTCATACGCTGAGGATGAGTGGACACAGCGCCTACGTGCCACCATTCAT TTTCGGCTGGCACAGTCCCTTAGTCGTCCCATCGACTCGCACGTTTTCTACGGCAACGCTGCAGAGAACAGTCTCCAATACGGCGACTCGTTCCGCCTGGGCCAAGACATAAGATTTGATGGAAATGCAACTGCGGTGATGCATGTCGACGCTACTAAGCCAAGATACCGGACAAGCAGCTTAGTGCATCCCGCCATCCTCGATCAGGTGTTTCACATCTTGCGAGTCAGCGCAGGGCAACAACCTACTTGCAACGTTCCCATACGCATAGCCGACTCCTG TCGGCTTGACAGACCACATGGTGACCACGGGGAAGAGGGCTCCGTGTATGCCCTAGCCGACGATGGGTCTATTCTCTGCGCCATTCGAAAGGCCATCACGAAAAGTCAAAGCAAGAGTACGAACGAGGCTGAGCGGAAGCTCCTCCACCGAATCGAGTGGAAGCCCTCGTTAGGCCTGATGGACCCCGAGCGACTTCGCCAGCTCTGTCGTGCCGACACCTTCCGCAGGGACGAGACGACCATTCTAGAAAACCACACTGAGCTTTGCTCAACGTTGGACCTTGTGGCTGCTCGGACCCTCAGGTACTTGGACAGGGCCAAGGTCCCCGAGAGCTTAGGACGTCATGTCGAGTGGATAGAGCACCACGTCGGCAAGATGCCTCCTGACAAGATCCAGGCAAGCGAAGACATCACCGACGTCCAAGTCGAGGCTCAGCTCTCCCACATCGAAGATGTACTCCCAGCCTGGAAGGTATACACAGCGTGCGCCCGCAGGTTGCCCGAGATTCTGGCTGGAGAACTCGACCCTCTCCAAGTCGTGTTCGGGTCCAACCTAGCCGACATCTTCTACGCCGACCTGTTCCAGTGCTTGTGTGCCGATGGTAGACTGGGCACCATCCTGGACTTGGCAGCCCACAAGAACCCAGCACTACGCATTCTGGAAGTCGGCGCTGGCACAGGCGGTATGACTACCCATGTTCTCACAACCCTACAGGAACGCGAGAAGCAGACTGGAGCCCTCAGCTTCGCAGAGTACACCTACACCGACATCTCACCCGCCTTCTTCGAGAGAGCGATGGGTAGATGGCCTGATCTTCAATGCCAGGGCCGCCTTTCTTTCAAGACACTGGATCTAGAtcgagatgttgaggaaCAAGGTTTTGAACTGGGCTCGTACGATATTGTTGTCGCCGCTTGCGTACTCCACGCGACCCCTGATCTTGAAGCCACCATCAGGAATGTCCGCAAGGCTCTTAGACCGGGAGGCCAACTCATCCTCCTTGAAGTCATCAATTCGGACGACATCGCCACCAACTTCATGGCTGGCTTGCTGCCTGGCTGGTGGGTTGCGCGCGAAGAATGGCGGCCTCACTCTGCGGCTGTCCCTGAGAGCTTGTGGGACAAGTGCTTACGAGCGAATGGTTTCTCAGGGAATGATGTTGTCATTCGCGACTACAAGAACGACCCTTGCCATATCATGAGCGTTATTGCGTCGACcgctgttgaggagaagggtgagCCGCCCAACTTAGTTCTACCACTGGGTCGCCTTATCCTAATCGTAGAGGACCAAGACTCGAAACAGCAGGAATTGGCCAAGTTGGTGCTTACGCACATTGATCTTAAAGGCTTGCGGGAATCAGTCATCTGTGGCTTCTCTATCGATCAACTCAAGAACTTGTTCAAAGAGCTGACTGCAAACGACACGGTGATCTGTCTTTACGAAGTCTGCAACAAGCCTCTCCTCTCGGCACTGACAGAGGAGGGGTTTGCATGTCTCCAGCTCTTGATCAATGAGGCACCCAGACTTCTGTGGGCGACGGCGTCTGACATTGGTAACCCTCAATCCTGCCAGTACACCGTGGCCCAAGGTTTCCTTCGCTCTATCCGAGCTGAGCAGGCGGATAGCCACATTGTCACTCTCACAATTGAGGACAGCGTGGACATATCCGCGGCTTCTGGCCTTATTGGCAAGGTCTACAGTCAAGTTTATAATCCATGCGCATCCAAAGAGGTCGAATATCTTGTCCGTGATGGTCTTGTGTTGACTGGCCGAGCCGTGGAAGATGTAACTGACAACACCACCCTTGGGTCTCTACTTTATCCACGGCTACAAGAAATGAGATGGGCCGATGTAGAGGCCCTGCAAGTGTCTCTGGAAATCAATGGTTCTTCCGAGTCTCTTTGGTTCATACCTGATGCCAGGCACGACTCCGAACTGGGGCCTCATGAGGTTGAGATCGAAGCGAAGGCTTGGGGCCTAAACCGAAAAGATGTCCAAGTCTCGACTACTGGCGGGAAATTGCCGTTTCGGTGTGACAGTGCGGGGATTGTCACCCGGGTAGGCCCTGATTGTGACTCCTCCATCCAGCCAGGGGATCGTGTCTTTATGATGGTCGGTGGAGGCATGCGCAAGTACCCTCGGGCCAAAGATTACGCAACGGTGAAACTCACTGATTCTCTGCCCTTCGAGTCTGCTGCTCTCGATCTCGGCCCGCTAACAACGGCTGTTCATGGTCTTGTTCACGTTGGCAGAATCAGACATGAAGAATCTGTCTTGGTCCTTTCTGCGGACAGTGCCGTTGGTCAAATGGCAATCCAGGTTGCCCAAGCACAAGGGGCAAGGGTCTTTACAGCAAACTTATCCTCTAGGGAGTCTTCAGCTTTGGATAACATTCCTGGAGTCTCCCCCAATACTCTCCTGGACAGCCGAGACCCTCGGTGGACTTCAAGACTTGTCGAGGTCACTGCTGGTGCAGGTGTTGATGTAGTCTTCAACTCCGACCCGAAAATGGATGCGCTGAGGGCTTCGTGTGAATGCATCGCCTCGGGTGGACACTTGATCCAGGTTGCATCTGCTGACGTTGAGGACAACAATACGGAGTTCATGGCTGAGATTCCGAGAAATGTCACATTCTCTAGCATTCATCTTCTGGggttgaagcccagcgcgaTGGCCAACGTCATGAGGAAAGCCGTGGAACTTTTTACGGATGGAAAGGTGCAGCCTTCCTCAAATATGGCAGCATCATCCGTGTCCGACTTGGAGACTGCTTTCAAGCATCTGCAGAGCAGTGACAAAGATTGTCGGGTGGTTATTTGCGCAAACGACGATGATGTGGTTCAG GCATTCACCAAAGAGAGTCAGTGTTGGAGGTTTGATAACCAGTCTTCCTACGTGGTAGCCGGTGGATTCGGAGGTCTCGGACGAGCCATCGTAAGATGGATGGTCGACCGTGGAGCGAAGCACTTGATCATCCCCTCCCGCTCAGGTCCTTCGTCGCCATCAGCTACGCAACTAGTAGAAGAGCTGACGAAGAAGGGAGTCAACTTGATGACCGCCAATTGCGACGTATCCTCTGAGTCAAGCCTCACCGCTCTCCTCCAGCATTGTTCAAAGACCATGCCGCCGATCAAGGGCTGCATAAACACTACCATGGTCCTTCAAGACGCAACCTTTCAGACCATGACCTTTGCGCAATGGGATCTGGCCGTACGGACTAAAGTACAGACATCATGGAACTTGCATCGTCTATTACCCCAAgacctcgacttcttcaTTCTCTTGTCCTCTCTCGCTGGTGTCATCGGCCAGATGGCCAGCGCCAACTACGCTGCTGGCTGTTCATTCCAGGACGCCCTGGCCCGCCATAGGACTACGCAGGGTCAAAAAGGGTTGTCAATTGACATTGGCTGGATGTTCAATGTCGGCATCGTATCCGAGACTACAGCCTATCAGCGCCAACGACAAAAGGCCAACGACATGCAACAGATCGATGAAGCGGAACTACTGGCTCTGTTATCACTGTGCTGCGACCCAAGCTCCCCGCTCACGACTGAAGGTCAGCTTCTGTTCGGGCTGAAGACGCCCGCGGATATtctcagccaaggccagaCCCCTCCGGCTTTACTGGACCGACCACTGTTCAGGGCGCTTTCTTACAGGCCAGGCTCGGAAGTGAAGTTGGACGAGAAGATCGGCAGCCGTGATGCTGATCATCAAGCAGCGGTCCTCTTTCGCAAGTCTTCCAACTCAACCGAGCGCACAGGAATCGTGCTGCGCGCCCTAGCAGCGAAGCTGGCGCgagccatgtccatgtcTCCCGAAGATATCGAGCCAAACAAGCCCCTGTCCGTCTACGGCGTGGACTCTCTAATGGCTGTTGAGTTGAAGAGTTGGATCAGTAGAGACTTTGGCGCCGCGGTGGCTGTTGGTGATATTATGGGCGGCGTGGCCATCGCGAGTATTGCTGATTTAGTTGTTGCAAAGAGTGCGGTTATAAGTAAGACCGGGGAGTGGTAA